In the genome of Phragmites australis chromosome 9, lpPhrAust1.1, whole genome shotgun sequence, the window ttcaaccctctttgagctctaacttaTTGACGACTCAACCaagggcttctatgagctacctagtgctagaagtTCACAAGTGtatatcaaaccaagtctagactcactaggtcaaactactactattagcccctctttatagaaCGGTCGAAAAAACTATGAAaaaagacctatactactctaagtgtccttcatctcctttgtgatacttagaactagaagatctttaATCTTGATACACAAGTCCTTTAatcgtccatataatcaacttaggaACCAAGAATATtgaatcatcattgtgaactaaaatattttatacccttcaaaacacacttGTTAGTCACGATGAtatgattgtcattaatcaccgaaacacttaccacttacctaggggcctagatgctacaaacCTCTCCAAAGTGTAAATTTGGTTAATCAGCTGTACTCATCGTTACAAGTGGCAAAAAAACCTCgtatgattagaacttgatggtttggtttgtttggtcaatcatggtggtggaaactatgattgaggtgttgttcaaccttggtggtgggaaccttggttgaggtcttgaaaggttggttaagtcaataTGGTTGGAATCTTGGTGTGGTTATTTATTTACAGCTATTTACTTAGTTATcattgcttttcaaatgttattttacttaaatgctattttatgcaaaagagtaaTATTTCCATATTGTTattaagccttcatatgcatattatttcctcACAACTTGCTAAGTATGACATgcgctcactcttgctatcaccaaacacttagttggagaagaaatcgaagagttcgctgaagatggatcattctaagatgcatTGTACATCGATCATGCCTATGgagatgtcatgaaggattagaGAATATGTAGCTATGTTgcagttttatttggatcttagctcttgaaggtcacttttgcaAGATGTTTAATGATGATTAAGTGTGATATTATAATGATATTCATCTataaagtcactatatgttgaGATTGATTCATGGGCTCATTACATAGATGATGTTGGTTAGTTCCTTTGACCAGTCTCCGACAAATGTTTAGCAGTGTATGCTCACCATGGTTTCTTTTGACTATGGTGTAGTGTGTGTTTCATCGTCCTGCTTCTATTCTTCTTTCTCAAACTTCATGCGACGGTGATCCTATGCAGTGTCTAGCCTATTTCTAAGATTGAAGCATCAGTGCGTTAGATAGCTTGAGGCTGGAGTTGGTCAAGTTGATGGAAATGGCATATTGGTCCTTTTCTTATCTGCGTGGTTTTACTGCTGATGGTGGTTTCTAATGATTGAGGCGCAATTCTGCTGGGGTGGCCTACCGATTGGGTTTGTGCAGTGCTCACTGCTACTCCGGTCACACTGGGCTGCTTCAGCTCCCCCACTTACCAGATTGATATCTCTCCTGATCGGGCCCACAAGGAGTTGATGGGTTGGTGTTAACTCCATGGGTGGTGCGATCTGGCATTTTGGTTAGATTGGAGGCTTTGACATCATGTCCTCTTCTCGTAGGACTCGACCTCGTTCAGGCCTCTCCAGCGTCGTACGAGCTTCTCCCCTTGTCAGATTTGTCTTTCCCCCATATTAGTGGATTAGTAACGGTGCCTTTGGACTATGCGTGCTCGAGGTGTAGACGACTGTGTGGTTGGCCGCGCGTCTTTGGTGACTGAGTTATGCTAGTGCCTCGACCGtgtttcccccccccccccgaccttGGTGGGTGTGAGAGCACCAGGCGAAAGCCCTTTTTGGTGTCCTCTCGATGATAGTGCTTGTGACACCCTCGAGCACTGTTCCCTCCCTGGAGGCGATGTTGTGTTGTTCCCTTCCTATTCTAAGAGACTCTCTGGGTGAAACCCCATTTCTGGTTTTTGGAATGGGTGACAGTTGTGTCTTTAGCATTGTTCCCTCGTTGGAGGCGTCATGTGACATCTTGCCCAATTTAGATTGAGCCCATAAGTGACCTATGAGTGTATGAGTGCACATGTTTAGTACTATCTTGCTAGTTGAGCAAGATTGGAACCAACTTATAAGGCCACTAGAGTCCGTACCACCAGCGCCAGGTTAATCCTTTTACGCAAAGTGATGATAAAAGTATAAGCGGGTTGGTGTGAGTTCGTGGTCCACCCAATGTGTGAGTGGGCCTAAGCCGGTTTGGACTCTGAGTTGTTACACGTCACTTGGGGCTTACTCGTACTCTTAGGTGGCTGTCGGCTTTGTTTCGGCTTTCATCTACTATGCTGCGTTGTGGACCATCTTCAACctagtttagctaggtagtTGGTCAGGGGTTTTGAGTCATTGTTGGGATGCAATGGGCCTAGTTTAGCTAGGTTGTTCACCCATTAAACTGAAGTTTTAGCTTAGTTTTCTCTTAATTAACTGAGGAGCCTAGCCCGTCGGGCTTTTCTTCTTATCAAGACAATAGCCAGTTCTCATGTCagcttggtttaaaaaatacacCTCAGGGGCGGTGGTTATCAAACAAATATTATCGTTCAAAGAAACTTGTGGCAGAGCACTTGGTAATCAGATTGCTAGCCCGTTAGAAGCTACAAAGATTTGGGTAAGAAAATTTCAGCTAGTCCTAGCAGCAAGAGAGATGTCAGTTTTGACCTGAGTGAAGGCAATACTTCCTTGGACCACGCTTCTCATTTTCTTCCGGTGCATCAAAATCTGATAGAAAACCTAACTATATGTTGAGTGTCAATGGACCAAAACCAAATCTGCAAATTTCATCTAAAGAAAGTGGGGatttaaattttaattcaaaaataaaatgggGATTTAAATATTGTCTGTGCTAAAAATTTCTTAGGAACCCATCAAAGGAGCTGATTCAGAGCTTCCTGGTATAACAGCTCATCACTATTAAACAGTTTGCAACAACATTACTTGTCCACTCAGATGTCCCATAATCTTTAATTTTGCAATAATTCTTTTTCTGAAGTAGAACTTTGCACAAAAGTTAATAACTTGCGCAACAATGCTCAACATTTTTTCTGTTGAGCAAATTACATTGCTCAAAGTTAGAGCATGAGCAATTCTTCTGGAAAAGTTTAGCAAAGAGTGTACAATTGGGCATCCTTTGGAGTATGAGTAGGACTAGGTTGATAAATCTTAATATTCTCAGTATCAACATGCATGTTCAAATGGCCATATATAACCGATCGACCGCAGCGTAATTTAGAGGCAGCAGCAAGCCTTAACATCTCTGCTCTAAACTCCTCCGATCTAGCTAAGCAATGACAATGTCTCGCCCCTCTCAAAGAAGTGGCAGCTTGTTAGCCTTAGCCCTTGCCATTTGCCTGTTGATCCCATGCTGCTTCTCGGGTGAGTGTGTAATTgtagtttttatttttcttatctgAATTTCCATATTTGAAATTGTTCAGCTGGAGATTGAAGTACGTCTGAAACTTTCCTGGAAATCTGAAGTAAGTTTGAAACCTCATCTCTCATTTTTGCAGACAAAGCAGTCGTAGAATTGTTTGAGAGAGCGTGCCATTGCTTCGATGACCCCACTGTAAGACACCAGCAAGAGAAAAATGATTAATTAATCTCCTAAAGTGTAATAATTAATCAATGTTGTTTTCATGCATGTTCGTGGCACAATGATATGAAGATTTATGACAAGTGCGCGGAGGACTTCAGGCTGAACGCGAAGGGGGCGTTCCACGTGCAGAAGAAGTCCGTCGACGAGTACTGCGGCGGGCCGTGCTTGGAGGAGACGAAGCTGGCGCTGCAGTGCgtggaggaggtggccgccgaGAGCTTCAGATTCTCCAACGGCGCGTCGGTGCTGGCAGTGAAGCAGGCGCTTGGCACGGGATGCAGCGACGGCCCCGACAGAGGTAGCTGGAGAACAGATACTCGTTACTGCCACTCTGCGAGCCAATTGATCTTTTTTTTGCCACCACACCACCAAGAAGTAGCTTGGTTTATTTGTCACTTTGGCTTATCTCTTTACCTCTTGGATGAGCGTATATCTGACCAACACTGGCTGGCCGGGCTGGTTCTTCCGACGCGCGCAGGAACCTTTGAGATCCGGGAGCGCAAAGACTGCGTCGATGAGTACAACTACCACCATCCCCGCGACCACGAGCAGGAGCAGCCGGCGGCCGCGGGCCGGTACTACGGCGAGGGGAGCCAGCAGCCGTACGGCCAGCACGGCGCCGGCTGGGGCGAGGGGGGCGACGAGTACTGCTACGGGGATGCGGGCAGGCTAGGAGGGCTCTCCGGCTTCCTgcagatgctgctgctgctcgtcgTCTCTGCAGCGCTGCTCCTCGCACTCTGAATTCAGCCTGTACGACCAGGCTGTTAGACGATGTTTGGGGCCTATCTAGTGGTGGCCACAGTTAGATGGTGTTGATTATCATGTACTATATGCTACTGTATCGGTTCTTTTCTGCTCGTCGTTTCGAATATAGGCGCGTCTATAGTACACACTTTTAACCAGTACTCTCCGAACACAGGTTAGTCAAAAACTcaaaattattgaaaatataATGATAGgtacaaagtatttttcatggcTAATCTGTTGGTATCATTTTTGTGCGACTAATCTGGATGCTTTTGCGTGCAATAGCTGTCAAAGTCTTCAAAGTCACACACTTAGGTTCAATTTGTGGAACCTGACCTTAATGTTCAATTTGCGGAACGGATTTACTATCATCTTTGACTATTTGATTGAATGTAGATTGCTCTGATCGACCTCTACCAAGTACCCATATTAATTTTGAGAAGACCATTTAATTATTAGTTCCACATGATGCCAAATGACAAGGTACACATTTAGGATGTATTTGGTTGAAAGGACAATTTGGATGGGATAATCCTGTTTAGGATTTTAGGCTAAATTCAGTGTTTGGTTAGTGGATAAGAGCAGATGAGTTCATCCGACCAAAGCGAATATTCGCTCATATGCCGGATGAAATCCTCCCAAATTACCCGGACGAGGCCATCCGCTTGCTCCGCGCCTCCTCCGCCCGCGCCCCTCCTCCGGCGACGCCAGAAGCCACACGCCCCTGCTACTCCGCCCATTCCACTCCGAGCCCACACAATCCAATGCCCatggaggccgccgccgccgtctcgtCGCCTCCGCCGCGAATTTGCCTCGGAATCACCAAACCCAACCCTCTCCTGCCCCCGCGGCGGCTCCAGTTCGGACACTCCAAGATCCGGACCTCCAGTTCCCGGGCCCGCCTGGCCGCGGCCTCCGCGTCCACGCCGCCGGCCTGTACTCGGCGGCGATCTACGAGCTGACGGTGGATAACGTCGACCGCTGCCTGTACTCGGCGGCGACCTGCGAGGACTGCCTGGTGTTCACCCAGTCCATCCATACCGTCGCCACAACTCGTCGGTCGCCACACCCTGCGCTGCGCTCCTCGCCGCCACGAGAGGGGATGGCCTCGTGCCGCAGTGCAGCTTCCCTCCTTGCGGGCAGGAGGACGCTCCGCTGCGTTTCGTGTGCGTGTGTTTCTGCCCCCGCTGCAATGCCCGCCACATGTTCACTCTAACTCCTGTGAGGCGCTTACCTGGCTTTGGTTGCTGCTGTTCAGGTGCCAGCCAAGAGCTTGCTGCCGCGGAGAACAGCCGCTGGAGCTCCGCGTCACTGTTAGGACTGGCGTGTGTGGTAGCCATTTCTTGGTCAAAATGTAGGCCTTTGAGTGGTGCAGAAGCAGAACAGGCTGCTTGTAGCCTGTTTGGTTCTTCAAGTCATCAATCTTTAGGTTGCGTGCAACAGATTAGTTATCGATTGGAAATGGGGAAGTCTTGAGGCAGCAGTTCCACAATTCAAAAGCTCCTGAGTTGGGGTCGGTGCCACAATTTGCAATCGGGTGCCGATTATGTAGGCTGTGCCAATGTAATTTCGTAAATTTGAATGTAATTTGCATCCTGAGCAGGTATTATGTTAAGACAGGATGACGTATTAAAGCCGATAAATTGTACCATAGAAGGATATAGCTGGCTAATCGCTTGGCGCATTTGAGCTTTTATCTAAATAAGAATTGGTATGTACCTCATTTTCACTCAACATATTTCACTACGCAGATGTGACATTCTTATTTTTcattaggtttttttttataaagagaGATGTTGTATATAACGGAATAAGCTATCACCAATTTTTACCATTGAAGCAAAGAGGAGGATTGCAAGCAGCAGCTTTGCCTTTTACTCCACCAATATTAGATAGTGAGGAAAATTGGAGCAGCCAAGGGTAGATTCACCAAAAGGTCATCACAACCAAATTAGCTCATTTCACTcattcaaccaaacagaaaTCTGACTCATCGTGTCCACTCTaactcatccaaccaaacagaaaattagttTGTCACATCCttccaactaaacagaaaattgTATTATCCCATCTAAAAAACAGAGATGACTTATCTCATCCAACCAAATGCACCCTTATGTGGCGAGAATAATAAT includes:
- the LOC133928740 gene encoding uncharacterized protein LOC133928740, with protein sequence MTMSRPSQRSGSLLALALAICLLIPCCFSDKAVVELFERACHCFDDPTIYDKCAEDFRLNAKGAFHVQKKSVDEYCGGPCLEETKLALQCVEEVAAESFRFSNGASVLAVKQALGTGCSDGPDRGTFEIRERKDCVDEYNYHHPRDHEQEQPAAAGRYYGEGSQQPYGQHGAGWGEGGDEYCYGDAGRLGGLSGFLQMLLLLVVSAALLLAL